One genomic region from Quercus robur chromosome 4, dhQueRobu3.1, whole genome shotgun sequence encodes:
- the LOC126722520 gene encoding uncharacterized protein LOC126722520: MVIVHRRQERDDLDKIVPREKVVAQTSGHSFLPFAERLQDINQPSDRWEWQLIINTQQRRYQARLKPPSRLHQRHNAGKLPSFVRSRVAEDWSGEEQFHLDDHKSTDDQIIISLAPSVGNDDKRNLSPVQMESSTNPDPAALALQVQSLSATVEELTRQNQEMKQRLLQESNRADRGDDEDSNRRRTSTPEEASSDLLREMRKEMDELRNAIKGKTDQSLERIVRKTDSPFTIAVQECPVPSKFRLPQLEPFDGLKDPLDHLNTFRTTLGLQQPPDEIFCRSFPTTLKGAAREWFNKLPTSSIDNFEQLSNSFVRHFVGGQRPKRTADHLLTIKQGEKEPLRSYVTRFTRGMLEIDETDDKVHLTTFKAGLKSRDFVASLAKNPPKTMAETLLKAQKYMNAEEALAAIDGADKSREKKKEKEDDRRGLKRERHDRRNDDRRRDDKNPRPSKFTPLAMSVDQILTEIRDEPSLKWPKPLQSAPGLRDKRKYCRFHKDHGHYTEDCRDLKEQIEELIRNGKLQQYVKRGDFSRYGQKSQPVNARRDEDRHQPRPQNALGEIKTIAGGPTAGGSFKRPEV; the protein is encoded by the exons ATGGTAATCGTCCACAGAAGGCAAGAAAGGGACGATCTTGATAAAATCGTCCCAAGAGAGAAGGTCGTCGCTCAAACATCCGGACACTCGTTCCTACCCTTCGCGGAGCGGTTACAAGACATTAATCAACCTTCAGACCGTTGGGAATGGCAGCTCATCATTAACACCCAGCAAAGACGTTACCAGGCTAGATTAAAGCCTCCATCAAGACTCCACCAACG GCACAACGCCGGCAAACTACCTTCTTTCGTTCGTTCACGAGTTGCAGAAGATTGGTCTGGCGAGGAACAGTTTCATCTGGACGATCATAAATCAACTGACGATCAAatcatcatcagtttggcgccgtctgtgggaaacgacGATAAACGCAATCTGTCCCCAGTCCAAATGGAATCCAGTACAAACCCAGACCCTGCTGCGCTGGCCCTACAAGTTCAGTCGCTGTCAGCAACCGTGGAAGAACTCACAAGACAGAACCAAGAAATGAAACAACGACTACTACAAGAAAGCAATCGTGCGGATAGGGGAGACGATGAAGACAGCAACAGAAGGCGGACAAGTACTCCAGAAGAAGCAAGTTCGGACCTATTGagagaaatgaggaaagagatggacgagCTAAGAAACGCCATAAAAGGAAAGACGGACCAAAGTTTGGAGAGAATCGTCCGGAAGACGGATTCGCCCTTTACCATAGCTGTCCAAGAGTGCCCTGTACCCTCCAAATTCCGTCTACCACAACTAGAACCTTTCGACGGACTGAAAGACCCCTTGGATCACCTGAATACCTTCAGGACGACCTTAGGCCTCCAACAGCCACCTGACGAGATCTTCTGTCGCTCATTCCCTACGACCCTCAAAGGAGCAGCCAGGGAATGGTTCAACAAGTTGCCAACATCGTCCATCGACAATTTCGAACAGTTGAGCAACTCCTTTGTCCGTCACTTCGTGGGGGGGCAGCGACCAAAGAGAACTGCCGACCACTTACTTACCATCAAACAAGGAGAGAAGGAACCACTGAGGTCCTACGTGACACGCTTCACCCGAGGAATGTTGGAAATAGATGAGACGGATGACAAGGTACATCTCACAACCTTCAAAGCAGGATTGAAGTCCAGGGATTTTGTAGCATCCTTGGCAAAAAATCCCCCTAAGACGATGGCTGAGACACTGTTAAAGGCtcagaagtacatgaacgcgGAGGAAGCTCTGGCAGCTATTGATGGAGCAGATAAGAGcagggaaaagaagaaggaaaaggaggacGATCGAAGAGGGCTAAAACGAGAACGTCATGACAGGAGAAATGACGACCGAAGAAGGGACGATAAAAACCCTCGTCCGTCAAAATTCACCCCGCTGGCGATGTCCGTAGATCAAATTCTAACAGAAATAAGGGACGAACCATCCCTAAAGTGGCCAAAACCACTCCAGTCAGCACCTGGATTACGCGATAAAAGGAAATACTGCCGTTTCCATAAAGATCACGGGCACTACACGGAGGACTGCAGGGACCTGAAAGAGCAGATTGAAGAGCTCATCCGTAATGGGAAGCTACAACAGTACGTAAAGAGGGGGGATTTCAGCAGGTACGGACAGAAGAGCCAGCCAGTGAATGCACGAAGAGACGAAGATCGCCACCAACCTCGTCCACAGAATGCGCTAGGGGAAATAAAAACCATCGCCGGGGGACCAACCGCCGGAGGATCATTCAA GAGGCCAGAAGTGTGA
- the LOC126723578 gene encoding U-box domain-containing protein 11 isoform X2: MEVKRRTVKNLVTKLGSVSERTRVDALCELRLMTKLDAESRPLIAEAGAVPYLAETLYSSSHSSQDNAAATLLNLSISSRATLMSTRGLLDAISHILRLHASTSYASAVQSSAATLHSLLIVDEYRPIIGSKRDIIYSLIDIVKHVGSPTRSVKDALKALFGIALYPLNRKTIIELGGVGTLFSLVMKDLAVGVVEDATAVIAQIAGCEESEEEFRKVSGVGLLVDLLDGATSSSMRIKENSVGALLNLVRCGSEKVGREVREMGLGVGVVEGIADVAENGSGKGKGKAVSLLKVIYGGNGCVVRDERFDSLLNQCSS, from the exons ATGGAAGTGAAGCGCCGAACGGTAAAGAACCTTGTGACAAAGCTGGGCTCAGTGTCAGAACGAACCAGAGTCGACGCCTTGTGCGAGCTTCGGCTGATGACAAAGCTCGACGCAGAGAGCCGACCTCTAATAGCAGAAGCCGGCGCCGTCCCGTACTTGGCCGAAACTCTCTACTCTTCATCCCATTCTTCACAGGACAACGCAGCCGCCACCCTCCTAAAC CTCTCGATCTCCTCACGCGCCACCTTAATGTCCACGCGCGGCCTCCTCGACGCCATCTCTCACATCCTCCGCCTCCACGCCTCCACGTCGTACGCATCGGCCGTACAGTCCTCCGCCGCCACACTCCACAGTCTCCTCATTGTCGACGAGTACCGACCCATCATAGGTTCGAAGCGGGACATCATATATTCGCTGATAGATATCGTGAAACATGTCGGATCTCCTACGAGGTCGGTGAAGGACGCGTTGAAAGCGTTGTTTGGGATCGCGCTTTATCCGCTGAATCGAAAGACGATTATAGAGTTAGGTGGGGTTGGGACCTTGTTCTCGTTGGTCATGAAGGATTTGGCGGTTGGGGTAGTTGAAGACGCCACGGCGGTTATAGCCCAAATAGCCGGGTGTGAGGAGAGCGAAGAAGAGTTTCGAAAAGTCTCGGGTGTTGGGTTGTTGGTGGATTTGTTGGATGGAGCAACGAGCTCTAGTATGAGAATCAAGGAGAATTCAGTTGGGGCTTTGTTGAATTTGGTGAggtgtggaagtgagaaagTTGGGAGAGAAGTTAGGGAAATGGGGTtgggtgtgggtgtggtggAAGGGATTGCTGACGTGGCAGAGAATGGGAGTgggaaagggaaaggaaaagCTGTGTCTCTTTTGAAAGTTATCTATGGTGGAAATGGGTGTGTGGTGAGGGATGAGAGATTTGATTCCTTGCTAAATCAATGTTCTTCTTGA
- the LOC126723578 gene encoding U-box domain-containing protein 11 isoform X1, with protein MLFNSSSKIRHHNNIMDKRKLKPKSLPKPKIAQDFLKDPETPKPMEVKRRTVKTLVTKLGSVSERTRVDALCELRLMTKLDAESRPLIAEAGAVPYLAETLYSSSHSSQDNAAATLLNLSISSRATLMSTRGLLDAISHILRLHASTSYASAVQSSAATLHSLLIVDEYRPIIGSKRDIIYSLIDIVKHVGSPTRSVKDALKALFGIALYPLNRKTIIELGGVGTLFSLVMKDLAVGVVEDATAVIAQIAGCEESEEEFRKVSGVGLLVDLLDGATSSSMRIKENSVGALLNLVRCGSEKVGREVREMGLGVGVVEGIADVAENGSGKGKGKAVSLLKVIYGGNGCVVRDERFDSLLNQCSS; from the coding sequence ATGCTATTCAATTCATCTTCAAAAATAAGACACCACAACAACATTATGGATAAACgcaaactcaaacccaaatcattaccaaaaccaaaaattgcCCAAGACTTTCTGAAAGACCCAGAAACCCCAAAACCCATGGAAGTGAAGCGCCGAACGGTAAAGACCCTTGTGACGAAGCTGGGCTCGGTGTCAGAACGAACCAGAGTCGACGCCTTGTGCGAGCTTCGGCTGATGACAAAGCTCGACGCAGAGAGCCGACCTCTAATAGCAGAAGCCGGCGCCGTCCCTTACTTGGCCGAAACTCTCTACTCTTCGTCCCATTCTTCACAGGACAACGCGGCCGCCACACTCCTCAACCTCTCGATCTCCTCACGCGCCACCTTAATGTCCACGCGCGGCCTCCTCGACGCCATCTCTCACATCCTCCGCCTCCACGCCTCCACGTCGTACGCATCGGCCGTACAGTCCTCCGCCGCCACACTCCACAGTCTCCTCATTGTCGACGAGTACCGACCCATCATAGGTTCGAAGCGGGACATCATATATTCGCTGATAGATATCGTGAAACATGTCGGATCTCCTACGAGGTCGGTGAAGGACGCGTTGAAAGCGTTGTTTGGGATCGCGCTTTATCCGCTGAATCGAAAGACGATTATAGAGTTAGGTGGGGTTGGGACCTTGTTCTCGTTGGTCATGAAGGATTTGGCGGTTGGGGTAGTTGAAGACGCCACGGCGGTTATAGCCCAAATAGCCGGGTGTGAGGAGAGCGAAGAAGAGTTTCGAAAAGTCTCGGGTGTTGGGTTGTTGGTGGATTTGTTGGATGGAGCAACGAGCTCTAGTATGAGAATCAAGGAGAATTCAGTTGGGGCTTTGTTGAATTTGGTGAggtgtggaagtgagaaagTTGGGAGAGAAGTTAGGGAAATGGGGTtgggtgtgggtgtggtggAAGGGATTGCTGACGTGGCAGAGAATGGGAGTgggaaagggaaaggaaaagCTGTGTCTCTTTTGAAAGTTATCTATGGTGGAAATGGGTGTGTGGTGAGGGATGAGAGATTTGATTCCTTGCTAAATCAATGTTCTTCTTGA